A window of Streptomyces sp. DG1A-41 contains these coding sequences:
- the mrdA gene encoding penicillin-binding protein 2, which yields MTNIPETGRNPRVQIRLVVIQVLVLSLLLTLGGRLWYLQIREGAAYAKEASGNHVQQVVQPAVRGSILDARGVALADNETRLVVSASRTDLLKMPDDGKDVLTKLASVLEMTPEEVQEKVRLCDAKTPQPCWNGSPYQPIPITDEATPKQALQIRERAEDFPGITAEPQAVRRYPSPGKANTAQVLGYLSPVTDEEIKKAQNTNSPYLRSDQVGRSGLEREYDKQLRGKAGVTRYEVDNLGRVIGQAEADPAHPGDNLVTSIDARVQRIAEYELNEAMKQARKEHDRNTGTNYKADSGAVVVMEAKTGRVVAMASNPTYDPNAWVGGISAKDYARLTGKSSNYPLLNRAIQGQSAPGSIFKVIPTAAAVNAGYSFNGPYQCSSSYSIGGQVFKNFESKGYGPISLGRALEVSCDTVFYRLSHEEWKKDGGTKPKKNAKDWFYKTAHQFGLGKETGIDLPNEVTGRVPDRQWKLDYWKANKDAWCRTGKRNGSYAEKIAYENCLEGNRMRAGDSVNYSIGQGDTLVTPIQMATIYSAISNGGTMYTPSVGKAVISADGKTVTPIKPKSHGKLPMTQKTRSEISDALAGVATRGTAAWRFGGWPQDKIPMHAKTGTAEVYGKQTTSWFATYTKDYSIVMTISQGGTGSGASGPAVRNIYNALYGVSPDGDIDPKKALLPTPEKALPKVRTDGTIASPKVPKDPAKDQQANKKDPNASADPLQPATAAPPTPQNRDTRRRRRRRGSRRLPT from the coding sequence GTGACCAACATTCCCGAGACCGGCCGGAACCCACGGGTCCAGATCCGGCTCGTCGTCATCCAGGTCCTCGTCCTCTCCCTCCTGCTCACCCTCGGCGGACGCCTGTGGTACCTCCAGATCCGTGAGGGCGCGGCCTACGCCAAGGAGGCGTCGGGGAACCACGTCCAGCAGGTCGTCCAGCCGGCCGTCCGCGGCTCCATCCTGGACGCGCGCGGCGTGGCCCTCGCCGACAACGAGACGCGACTGGTCGTCTCCGCCTCCCGCACCGACCTGCTGAAGATGCCGGACGACGGCAAGGATGTCCTCACCAAGCTCGCCTCGGTCCTGGAGATGACCCCCGAGGAGGTTCAGGAGAAGGTCCGGCTGTGCGACGCCAAGACTCCCCAGCCCTGCTGGAACGGCTCGCCCTACCAGCCCATCCCCATCACCGACGAGGCCACCCCCAAGCAGGCCCTCCAGATCCGCGAGCGCGCCGAGGACTTCCCCGGCATCACCGCCGAGCCCCAGGCCGTGCGCCGCTACCCGAGCCCGGGCAAGGCCAACACCGCCCAGGTCCTCGGCTACCTCTCGCCGGTCACCGACGAGGAGATCAAGAAGGCGCAGAACACCAACTCGCCCTACCTGCGCTCCGACCAGGTCGGCCGTTCCGGCCTGGAGCGCGAGTACGACAAGCAGCTGCGCGGCAAGGCCGGCGTCACGCGCTACGAGGTCGACAACCTCGGCCGCGTCATCGGCCAGGCCGAGGCCGACCCGGCCCACCCCGGCGACAACCTCGTCACCAGCATCGACGCCCGCGTCCAGCGGATCGCCGAGTACGAGCTGAACGAGGCCATGAAGCAGGCCCGCAAGGAGCACGACCGCAACACGGGCACGAACTACAAGGCCGACTCCGGCGCCGTCGTCGTCATGGAGGCCAAGACCGGCCGCGTCGTCGCCATGGCCTCCAACCCGACGTACGACCCGAACGCCTGGGTGGGCGGCATCTCCGCCAAGGACTACGCGCGGCTCACCGGCAAGAGCTCCAACTACCCGCTGCTCAACCGCGCGATCCAGGGCCAGTCGGCACCCGGCTCCATCTTCAAGGTCATCCCGACGGCCGCCGCGGTCAACGCGGGCTACTCCTTCAACGGCCCCTACCAGTGCTCCAGCTCGTACTCGATCGGCGGCCAGGTCTTCAAGAACTTCGAGTCCAAGGGATACGGCCCGATCAGCCTCGGCCGCGCCCTGGAGGTCTCCTGCGACACGGTCTTCTACCGGCTCTCCCACGAGGAGTGGAAGAAGGACGGCGGCACCAAGCCGAAGAAGAACGCCAAGGACTGGTTCTACAAGACCGCCCACCAGTTCGGCCTCGGCAAGGAAACCGGCATCGACCTGCCCAACGAGGTCACCGGCCGCGTCCCCGACCGCCAGTGGAAGCTGGACTACTGGAAGGCCAACAAGGACGCCTGGTGCCGCACCGGCAAGCGCAACGGCAGCTACGCCGAGAAGATCGCCTACGAGAACTGCCTCGAAGGCAACCGCATGCGCGCCGGTGACTCCGTCAACTACTCCATCGGCCAGGGCGACACCCTCGTCACCCCCATCCAGATGGCCACCATCTACTCGGCCATCTCCAATGGCGGCACCATGTACACCCCCTCGGTCGGCAAGGCCGTCATCAGCGCCGACGGCAAGACCGTCACGCCCATCAAGCCCAAGTCGCACGGCAAGCTGCCGATGACGCAGAAGACGCGCAGCGAGATAAGCGATGCCCTCGCGGGAGTCGCCACCCGCGGTACGGCCGCCTGGCGGTTCGGCGGCTGGCCGCAGGACAAGATCCCGATGCACGCCAAGACGGGTACGGCGGAGGTCTACGGCAAGCAGACCACCTCCTGGTTCGCCACGTACACCAAGGACTACTCGATCGTCATGACGATCTCCCAGGGTGGTACGGGCTCCGGCGCCTCGGGCCCCGCCGTCCGCAACATCTACAACGCGCTGTACGGCGTCTCCCCGGACGGCGACATCGACCCGAAGAAGGCGCTGCTGCCCACCCCGGAGAAGGCCCTGCCGAAGGTCAGGACGGACGGCACCATCGCCTCCCCGAAGGTCCCCAAGGACCCGGCCAAGGACCAGCAGGCGAACAAGAAGGACCCGAACGCCTCGGCCGACCCGCTCCAGCCTGCGACGGCGGCCCCGCCGACGCCTCAGAACCGTGACACCCGAAGGCGCCGCCGCCGGCGGGGAAGCCGGAGGTTGCCGACATGA
- the mreD gene encoding rod shape-determining protein MreD, producing MRVNRILLSSALVVVALVVQVSVLARLHLPGAVPDLMLLTVLGLALVYGHVGGALIGFGAGLLADLAPPADHAAGRYALVLCLIGYLAGLVKPETGQLKSATGPMVVVVAAALGSTLLYAGVGALVGDTAARHVGLGSLLFTAALYDLLLAPFVVPGVMALARRAENDPLAEAGSAAKATDISSGWLSGGTGLNIGSQRNKLRVKAARARMARAGRIKGVKRL from the coding sequence ATGCGCGTCAACCGGATCCTGCTCTCCTCCGCCCTGGTCGTCGTCGCCCTGGTGGTCCAGGTGAGCGTCCTCGCCCGCCTCCATCTGCCGGGCGCCGTGCCCGACCTGATGCTCCTCACCGTCCTCGGCCTGGCGCTGGTGTACGGCCATGTGGGCGGCGCCCTCATCGGTTTCGGCGCGGGCCTGCTCGCCGATCTGGCCCCGCCCGCCGACCACGCCGCCGGGCGCTACGCCCTCGTGCTGTGCCTCATCGGCTACCTCGCGGGCCTGGTGAAACCGGAGACGGGCCAGCTGAAGTCCGCGACCGGCCCCATGGTCGTGGTGGTCGCCGCCGCCCTCGGCTCCACCCTGCTGTACGCCGGGGTCGGTGCCCTCGTCGGTGACACCGCCGCCCGCCATGTGGGCCTGGGCAGCTTGCTGTTCACGGCAGCCCTGTACGACCTGCTGCTCGCCCCGTTCGTGGTGCCGGGGGTCATGGCGCTGGCCAGACGCGCCGAGAACGATCCGCTCGCCGAGGCCGGCTCCGCCGCCAAGGCCACCGACATCTCCTCCGGCTGGCTCTCCGGCGGCACCGGCCTGAACATCGGCAGCCAGCGCAACAAGCTGCGGGTGAAGGCGGCCCGGGCACGGATGGCGCGGGCGGGGCGCATCAAGGGGGTCAAGCGGCTGTGA
- the mreC gene encoding rod shape-determining protein MreC produces MRDTRESRLLLVLLIAIAFALITVDIRGGEDSPVDGARQGAATVFGPIESGVSAAVDPVGNAVSAIRDSGERHDRLAALEEENAALKARLGSDDRSRSRLKQLDKMLKISGQGQYGIKGAEVIAIGAAQGFSWTITIDVGANDGIKRDMTVLNGDGLVGRVTTVGPNTATVLLASDPDFTVGTRMEASDELGFASGQGDRPLRVELLNGKAEVKKGDRLVTFGSQADRPFVPGVPVGVVSRVDPSGGGLTRTLYVTPYAAFSKLDIVGVVVEAPKKDPRDTVLPPKPKPTPRPTVTVTVTPSAEAPADGQIQQEQ; encoded by the coding sequence GTGAGGGACACACGAGAGAGTCGGCTGCTCCTGGTGCTGCTGATCGCCATCGCGTTCGCGTTGATCACGGTGGACATTCGCGGCGGGGAGGATTCCCCGGTCGACGGTGCCCGGCAGGGCGCGGCGACGGTCTTCGGCCCGATCGAGAGCGGTGTGTCGGCCGCGGTCGACCCGGTCGGCAACGCGGTCTCCGCCATCCGGGACTCCGGCGAGCGGCACGACCGGCTCGCCGCGCTGGAAGAGGAGAACGCGGCCCTGAAGGCCCGGCTCGGCAGCGACGACCGCAGCCGCAGCCGCCTCAAGCAGCTCGACAAGATGCTGAAGATCTCCGGCCAGGGCCAGTACGGCATCAAGGGCGCCGAGGTCATCGCCATCGGGGCCGCTCAGGGCTTCTCCTGGACCATCACCATCGACGTCGGCGCCAACGACGGCATCAAACGCGACATGACCGTCCTGAACGGGGACGGGCTCGTCGGCCGGGTCACCACCGTCGGGCCCAACACCGCCACGGTCCTGCTCGCCAGCGACCCCGACTTCACGGTCGGCACCCGGATGGAGGCCAGCGACGAGCTCGGTTTCGCCTCCGGGCAGGGCGACCGCCCGCTGCGCGTGGAACTCCTCAACGGCAAGGCGGAGGTGAAGAAGGGCGACCGCCTGGTCACCTTCGGCTCGCAGGCCGACCGGCCGTTCGTGCCCGGCGTGCCCGTCGGCGTGGTCTCCCGCGTCGACCCGTCAGGTGGGGGGCTGACCCGCACGCTCTACGTCACGCCGTACGCCGCCTTCAGCAAGCTCGACATCGTCGGTGTCGTCGTCGAGGCCCCGAAGAAGGACCCGCGCGACACGGTGCTCCCGCCCAAGCCGAAGCCGACTCCCAGGCCGACGGTGACGGTGACCGTGACGCCGTCCGCCGAGGCCCCCGCGGACGGCCAGATCCAGCAAGAGCAGTAG
- a CDS encoding rod shape-determining protein, producing the protein MSFIGRDMAVDLGTANTLVYVRGRGIVLNEPSVVAINTNTGGILAVGAEAKKMIGRTPGNIVAVRPLKDGVIADFEITERMLRYFILKIHKRRYLARPRVVVCVPSGITGVERRAVIEASSQAGARQVHIIEEPMAAAIGSGLPVHEATGNMVVDIGGGTTEVAVISLGGIVTAQSIRVAGDELDNAIIQHIKKEYSLLLGERTAEQIKITIGSAYDLDSDEHTEIRGRDLVSGLPKTVVVSAAEVRKAIEEPVNAIVDAVKTTLDKCPPELSGDIMDRGIVLTGGGALLRGLDERLRRETGMPIHIAEDPLDSVALGSGKCVEEFEALQQVLDAQPRR; encoded by the coding sequence ATGTCGTTCATCGGCCGTGACATGGCTGTCGACCTCGGGACCGCCAACACGCTGGTGTACGTCAGGGGTCGCGGGATCGTACTCAACGAGCCGTCCGTCGTCGCGATCAACACCAACACCGGTGGCATCCTCGCGGTCGGTGCCGAAGCGAAGAAGATGATCGGGCGCACACCCGGCAACATCGTTGCCGTTCGTCCACTGAAGGACGGTGTGATCGCCGACTTCGAGATCACCGAGCGGATGCTCCGCTACTTCATCCTGAAGATCCACAAGCGGCGGTATCTGGCTCGTCCGCGGGTCGTCGTCTGCGTGCCCTCGGGCATCACGGGCGTCGAGCGCCGCGCCGTCATCGAGGCGTCGTCCCAGGCCGGCGCCCGCCAGGTGCACATCATCGAGGAGCCCATGGCCGCGGCCATCGGCTCCGGCCTGCCGGTCCACGAGGCCACGGGCAACATGGTGGTCGACATCGGCGGCGGCACCACAGAGGTCGCGGTCATCTCCCTCGGCGGCATCGTCACCGCCCAGTCCATCCGCGTCGCGGGCGACGAACTGGACAACGCGATCATCCAGCACATCAAGAAGGAGTACTCCCTCCTGCTGGGTGAGCGCACGGCCGAGCAGATCAAGATCACGATCGGTTCGGCGTACGACCTCGACTCCGACGAGCACACCGAAATCCGCGGGCGTGACCTGGTCTCCGGGCTGCCGAAGACCGTGGTCGTCTCCGCGGCCGAAGTCCGCAAGGCGATCGAGGAGCCGGTCAACGCGATCGTCGACGCCGTCAAGACGACCCTCGACAAGTGTCCGCCGGAGCTGTCCGGCGACATCATGGACCGAGGAATCGTTCTGACCGGCGGGGGAGCGCTGCTCAGGGGCCTGGACGAGCGGCTGCGCCGGGAGACCGGTATGCCGATCCACATCGCCGAGGACCCTCTGGACAGCGTGGCGCTCGGATCCGGAAAGTGTGTCGAGGAGTTCGAGGCGCTCCAGCAGGTTCTGGACGCCCAGCCGCGCAGATGA
- the ndk gene encoding nucleoside-diphosphate kinase: MSQRTLVLLKPDAVRRGLTGEIISRIERKAGWTITALELRTLDQDTLEQHYGEHKGKPFYEPLVEFMASGPVVAMIVEGERVIEGLRALAGPTDPIAAAPGSIRGDYGVIVRENLIHASDSEESAEREVKIFFPGRA; the protein is encoded by the coding sequence GTGAGCCAGCGCACCCTCGTCCTCCTCAAGCCCGACGCCGTCCGTCGAGGCCTGACCGGCGAGATCATCAGCCGCATCGAGCGCAAGGCGGGCTGGACGATCACCGCGCTGGAGCTGCGCACCCTGGACCAGGACACGCTGGAGCAGCACTACGGCGAGCACAAGGGCAAGCCCTTCTACGAGCCGCTGGTGGAGTTCATGGCCTCCGGCCCGGTCGTGGCGATGATCGTCGAGGGCGAGCGGGTCATCGAGGGGCTGCGGGCGCTCGCCGGCCCGACCGACCCGATCGCCGCGGCCCCCGGCTCCATCCGCGGCGACTACGGCGTCATCGTCCGGGAGAACCTGATCCACGCCTCCGACTCGGAGGAGTCCGCCGAGCGCGAGGTGAAGATCTTCTTCCCGGGTCGCGCGTAA
- a CDS encoding DUF4233 domain-containing protein, giving the protein MRTLCSSTLIGEFFIIGFAGLVAMKDPDLSMATVWTVSGVAMFLCLVLCGLVTRPGGVALGWALQIALVASGFAVPMMFFLGVVFAALWWASVHYGRKVDEAKARFADRSGSSTPDAA; this is encoded by the coding sequence GTGCGTACGCTCTGTTCTTCGACCCTGATCGGCGAGTTCTTCATCATCGGCTTCGCCGGTCTGGTCGCCATGAAGGACCCGGACCTGTCCATGGCGACCGTGTGGACGGTCAGCGGTGTCGCGATGTTCCTGTGCCTGGTGCTGTGCGGCCTGGTGACGCGCCCGGGCGGGGTCGCGCTCGGCTGGGCGTTGCAGATCGCGCTGGTCGCGTCGGGCTTCGCCGTGCCGATGATGTTCTTCCTGGGCGTGGTCTTCGCGGCCCTGTGGTGGGCGTCCGTGCACTACGGGCGGAAGGTGGACGAGGCGAAGGCGAGATTCGCGGACCGGTCCGGCTCCTCCACACCTGACGCTGCGTAA
- a CDS encoding folylpolyglutamate synthase/dihydrofolate synthase family protein, with translation MSELPPDHSADDQPDPLNTFDEIIAEETTRDPDLAVIEAGSRTLRTQGGPPEADIPTRPADPEVDKALREVEAELATRWGETKLEPSVSRIAALMDVLGEPQRSYPSIHITGTNGKTSTARMIEALLGAFELRTGRYTSPHVQSITERISLDGAPISAERFIETYQDIKPYVEMVDGRQEYRLSFFEVLTGMAYAAFADAPVDVAVVEVGMGGSWDATNVIDGDVAVVTPIDLDHTDRLGTTHAEIAAEKAGIVKQGATVILAQQPVDAAQVLLKKAVEVDATVAREGLEFGVVDRQVAVGGQLLTLRGLGGEYTEVYLPLHGAHQAHNAAVALAAVEAFFGVGAQRPDPLDLDTVRKAFAAVASPGRLEVVRRSPTVVLDAAHNPAGARAAAEAVGEAFQFSRLIGVVGASGDKNVRGLLEAFEPVFAEVVVTQNSSHRAMDADELAGIAVEVFGEERVQVEPRLPDALEAAITLAEEEGEFAGGGVLVTGSVITVGEARLLLGRG, from the coding sequence GTGAGCGAGCTCCCTCCAGACCACAGCGCCGACGACCAGCCCGACCCCCTCAACACCTTCGACGAGATCATCGCGGAGGAGACCACCCGCGACCCCGACCTCGCCGTCATCGAAGCCGGCAGCCGAACCCTGCGTACCCAGGGCGGCCCCCCGGAGGCCGACATCCCGACCAGGCCCGCCGACCCCGAGGTCGACAAGGCCCTGCGCGAGGTCGAGGCGGAGCTCGCCACGCGCTGGGGCGAGACCAAGCTGGAGCCCTCCGTCAGCCGTATCGCCGCGCTGATGGACGTGCTGGGAGAGCCGCAGCGGTCGTACCCGTCGATCCACATCACGGGGACGAACGGCAAGACCTCCACGGCCCGCATGATCGAGGCCCTGCTCGGCGCCTTCGAGCTGCGGACCGGCCGCTACACCTCGCCGCACGTGCAGTCGATCACCGAGCGCATCAGCCTGGACGGCGCCCCCATCTCCGCCGAGCGGTTCATCGAGACGTACCAGGACATCAAGCCGTACGTGGAGATGGTCGACGGCCGACAGGAGTACCGGCTGTCCTTCTTCGAGGTGCTGACCGGAATGGCGTACGCGGCGTTCGCCGACGCGCCCGTCGACGTCGCCGTCGTCGAGGTCGGCATGGGCGGCTCCTGGGACGCCACGAACGTGATCGACGGTGACGTCGCCGTCGTCACCCCCATAGACCTCGACCACACCGACCGGCTCGGCACCACGCACGCGGAGATCGCCGCCGAGAAGGCCGGCATCGTCAAGCAGGGCGCGACCGTCATCCTGGCGCAGCAGCCGGTCGACGCGGCGCAGGTGCTGCTGAAGAAGGCCGTCGAGGTGGACGCGACCGTGGCCCGGGAGGGGCTGGAGTTCGGTGTCGTGGACCGGCAGGTGGCCGTGGGCGGACAGCTGCTGACGCTGCGCGGCCTCGGCGGCGAGTACACCGAGGTGTACCTGCCGCTGCACGGCGCGCACCAGGCGCACAACGCGGCCGTCGCGCTCGCCGCCGTGGAGGCGTTCTTCGGCGTCGGCGCGCAGCGGCCCGATCCGCTGGATTTGGACACGGTCCGCAAGGCGTTCGCGGCCGTCGCCTCGCCGGGCCGGCTGGAGGTCGTGCGGCGTTCCCCGACGGTGGTGCTGGACGCCGCCCACAATCCGGCGGGTGCCCGGGCCGCTGCCGAGGCGGTCGGGGAGGCCTTCCAGTTCAGCCGCCTCATCGGTGTGGTCGGCGCCAGCGGCGACAAGAACGTGCGGGGGCTGCTGGAGGCCTTCGAGCCGGTGTTCGCCGAAGTCGTGGTCACGCAGAACTCCAGCCACCGCGCGATGGACGCCGACGAGCTGGCCGGCATCGCCGTCGAGGTGTTCGGCGAGGAGCGCGTCCAGGTCGAGCCGCGGCTGCCCGACGCGCTGGAGGCCGCGATCACGCTGGCCGAGGAGGAGGGCGAGTTCGCGGGCGGCGGTGTGCTCGTCACCGGTTCCGTCATCACCGTCGGCGAGGCCCGACTGCTCCTGGGGAGGGGCTGA
- a CDS encoding valine--tRNA ligase, translated as MTENAQQQPPAPSTDLPTQYAPADVEGPLYERWVERGYFEADEKSDKPPYTIVIPPPNVTGSLHLGHAFEHTIIDALTRRKRMQGFETLWQPGMDHAGIATQNVVERELAKEGKSRHDLGREAFVERVYQWKAESGGQISGQMRRLGDGVAWSRERFTMDEGLSQAVQTIFKRLYDDELIYRAERIINWCPRCLTAISDIEVEYQDDDGELVSMKYGDGDDTIVVATTRAETMLGDTAVAVHPEDERYQHLIGKLVKLPLTDRSIPVVADEHVDPEFGTGAVKVTPAHDPNDFEIGQRHDLPALTIMDEHAVITAHGPFQGQDRLEARSAIVAALRAEGRIVAEKRPYVHSVGHCSRCKTTIEPRLSMQWWVKVGPLAKAAGDAVRDGRVKIHPQEMEKRYFDWVDNLHDWCISRQLWWGHRIPVWYGPNGEVVCVGPDEEPPSGEGWRQDTDVLDTWFSSGLWPFSTLGWPEQTESLAKFYPNSVLVTGYDILFFWVARMMMFGLYAMDGTPPFHTIALHGMVRDQFGKKMSKSFGNAVNPLDWMDKYGSDALRFTLARGANPGVDVPIGEDWVQGSRNFANKIWNATRFALMNGATVDGPLPDPSKMSSTDRWILSRLNTVVAEVDAYYDDYQFAKLSDSLFHFAWDEVFDWYVELSKTTFQAGGEAAEVSKRVLGEVLDVTLKLLHPVVPFVTETLWTTLTGGESVVIADWPKDSGFRDADAEREIESLQSVITEVRRFRADQGLQPGQRVPARLTLDSTPFAAHEAAVRQLLRLQPEGDAFTATATLPVAGAEVALDLSGTIDVAAERKRLAKDLAAAEKEKAQAGAKLGNEAFLAKAPDHVVEKIRTRLSKAEEDIARIQAQLDRLPQG; from the coding sequence GTGACCGAGAACGCTCAGCAGCAGCCACCAGCGCCCAGTACCGACCTGCCGACCCAGTACGCGCCGGCCGACGTAGAGGGGCCGCTGTACGAGCGCTGGGTAGAGCGGGGTTACTTCGAGGCGGACGAGAAGAGCGACAAGCCGCCGTACACGATCGTCATCCCGCCGCCGAACGTCACGGGCTCGCTCCACCTGGGGCACGCCTTCGAGCACACGATCATCGACGCCCTGACCCGCCGTAAGCGCATGCAGGGCTTCGAGACGCTGTGGCAGCCCGGCATGGACCACGCCGGTATCGCCACGCAGAACGTCGTCGAGCGCGAGCTCGCCAAGGAGGGCAAGTCCCGGCACGACTTGGGCCGTGAGGCCTTCGTCGAGCGGGTCTACCAGTGGAAGGCCGAGTCCGGCGGCCAGATCAGCGGGCAGATGCGGCGCCTCGGTGACGGCGTCGCCTGGTCGCGCGAGCGCTTCACCATGGACGAGGGCCTCTCCCAGGCCGTCCAGACCATCTTCAAGCGTCTCTACGACGACGAGCTGATCTACCGCGCCGAGCGCATCATCAACTGGTGCCCCCGGTGCCTGACCGCCATCTCGGACATCGAGGTCGAGTACCAGGACGACGACGGCGAACTCGTCTCCATGAAGTACGGCGACGGCGACGACACCATCGTCGTCGCCACCACCCGCGCCGAGACCATGCTCGGAGACACGGCCGTCGCCGTTCACCCCGAGGACGAGCGCTACCAGCACCTGATCGGCAAGCTGGTCAAGCTGCCGCTGACCGACCGCTCCATCCCGGTCGTCGCGGACGAGCACGTAGACCCCGAGTTCGGCACGGGTGCCGTCAAGGTCACCCCGGCACACGACCCGAACGACTTCGAGATCGGCCAGCGCCACGACCTCCCGGCCCTGACGATCATGGACGAGCACGCCGTGATCACCGCCCACGGCCCCTTCCAGGGCCAGGACCGGCTGGAAGCGCGGTCGGCGATCGTCGCGGCCCTGCGCGCCGAGGGGCGGATCGTCGCCGAGAAGCGGCCGTACGTCCACTCGGTGGGCCACTGCTCGCGCTGCAAGACCACCATCGAGCCGCGCCTGTCCATGCAGTGGTGGGTCAAGGTCGGCCCGCTGGCGAAGGCCGCCGGTGACGCCGTCCGCGACGGGCGCGTTAAGATCCACCCGCAGGAGATGGAGAAGCGCTACTTCGACTGGGTCGACAACCTCCACGACTGGTGCATCTCCCGGCAGTTGTGGTGGGGCCACCGCATCCCGGTCTGGTACGGCCCGAACGGCGAGGTCGTCTGCGTCGGTCCCGACGAGGAGCCGCCGAGCGGCGAGGGCTGGCGTCAGGACACCGACGTCCTCGACACCTGGTTCTCCTCCGGCCTGTGGCCGTTCTCCACGCTCGGCTGGCCCGAACAGACCGAGTCGCTCGCGAAGTTCTACCCGAACTCCGTCCTGGTCACCGGCTACGACATCCTCTTCTTCTGGGTCGCCCGGATGATGATGTTCGGTCTGTACGCGATGGACGGCACCCCGCCGTTCCACACCATCGCCCTGCACGGCATGGTCCGCGACCAGTTCGGCAAGAAGATGTCGAAGTCCTTCGGCAACGCGGTCAACCCGCTGGACTGGATGGACAAGTACGGCTCGGACGCGCTCAGGTTCACTCTGGCCCGTGGCGCGAACCCGGGCGTCGACGTCCCGATCGGCGAGGACTGGGTCCAGGGCTCCCGCAACTTCGCCAACAAGATCTGGAACGCGACGCGCTTCGCGCTGATGAACGGCGCGACGGTGGACGGCCCGCTGCCGGACCCGTCGAAGATGTCCTCGACGGACCGCTGGATCCTCTCCCGGCTCAACACGGTCGTCGCCGAAGTCGACGCGTACTACGACGACTACCAGTTCGCGAAGCTGTCCGACTCCCTGTTCCACTTCGCGTGGGACGAGGTCTTCGACTGGTACGTCGAGCTGTCCAAGACGACGTTCCAGGCGGGCGGCGAGGCGGCCGAGGTCAGCAAGCGCGTCCTCGGCGAGGTCCTCGACGTCACGCTGAAGCTGCTGCACCCTGTGGTCCCCTTCGTCACCGAGACCCTGTGGACCACCCTCACGGGCGGTGAGTCGGTCGTCATCGCCGACTGGCCCAAGGACAGCGGCTTCCGGGACGCCGACGCCGAGCGCGAGATCGAGAGCCTCCAGTCGGTCATCACCGAGGTCCGCCGCTTCCGCGCCGACCAGGGGCTCCAGCCCGGCCAGCGGGTCCCGGCCCGGCTGACCCTGGACAGCACGCCGTTCGCGGCGCACGAGGCCGCCGTCCGCCAGCTGCTCCGGCTCCAGCCGGAGGGCGACGCCTTCACGGCCACGGCGACCCTGCCGGTCGCCGGCGCGGAGGTCGCCCTCGACCTGTCCGGCACGATCGACGTGGCGGCGGAGCGCAAGCGCCTCGCGAAGGACCTCGCGGCGGCGGAGAAGGAGAAGGCGCAGGCGGGCGCCAAGCTCGGCAACGAGGCGTTCCTGGCGAAGGCTCCCGACCACGTGGTGGAGAAGATCCGCACCCGCCTGTCCAAGGCGGAGGAGGACATCGCCCGGATCCAGGCGCAGCTGGATCGTTTGCCGCAGGGTTAA